From the Chitinophagales bacterium genome, the window GGGATAAGGAAGAAATTTTAAAAAGGCCTTTCAAAATCCTTTTTTACAAAAGATTTATTGCGCTTAATATAGTAAGAACCTTCCCCTTCCAGCTTTTTGAGCTGTAGAGGGTTCTTTTTGCTCAAGCGATAAAAGAAAGCCAAGGGCGTGAGCATCAGGTAAAAAATTACGGTGAGAATAATCCGGGAATTGACCCAACCTACTTTTTGCCCGATAAACATCCAGGCGGACACGATTTTCTCAGCCCAACTTTGCCGGATGATACCGACCAAACCCAGCAAGGCAGCAAATAAATTGAGCCAGAAAAACTCAAAAAACCACCCCAGCAAACTAAAGCCGATAAGAATAACCAGTAAACTGCTGTAGGTTTTTTTTGCAGTCAAAGCTTAAAACAATGTATAGACAAATGGCGCAGCAGCCGATCCGCCACCAACTACCAATAGCAGGCCAACCAGCAATAAGGTAAGTAT encodes:
- a CDS encoding SxtJ family membrane protein; this translates as MTAKKTYSSLLVILIGFSLLGWFFEFFWLNLFAALLGLVGIIRQSWAEKIVSAWMFIGQKVGWVNSRIILTVIFYLMLTPLAFFYRLSKKNPLQLKKLEGEGSYYIKRNKSFVKKDFERPF
- a CDS encoding DUF5989 family protein, producing the protein MIEFLSEFWDFLKERKKWWLLPIILTLLLVGLLLVVGGGSAAAPFVYTLF